acttatttttaatggaaatttaggtcaaaagttaactttaggtgtcaaatgaccaatatGCCCCTATTCGGGATACAATAGGACtttttcggtactaccgattAAATCCATGATCcgacggttcctttaattttcatgtttatcggtaccgattaactaaattttctttgatatttttaatgttatttgtacctctgtaaacctttaattaagtcccaaaaattattttctagggttcctcgcgggTCTGGGGTCGTCAACTGTCCACACAGTGACTTCTcgatatggtcacccatcgctggaacCGCAGCTCAtgtaacctagttacatttcatctcttttatttttccataatttttcttgtattttcttatcatgtattccatcatgttatgtctcctcactatcatttaagtgtagttctagatatcCTGGTTGTCCAAACAAATATTAGTCGtcaaaacagtagaacgtacggactatctaaaatgaaagcgttacaattcttccactCTATTGGAATATACcatggtaactatgcaatattctcaatgtttgtgctgtaagctgtagattacagtaccgacttgggactattgtatagagttacgtatttccaatagtaaattaagatgaggaTAAGATTGTAAGAGCTAGGtttaataagacagactaaagagaaagtgaagtattataACACGAAAAAGCACAAAGATAAGGAGGTAGAGGTTCCTTAAtcatttacactgggtaaattttgaggacgaaatttttgttaaagGAAAAGAATTATAACGCTCTCATTTTAGATAGTCTATACGTTTTACTATTCTGACAACtaatgtttgtccggacagccagaatatctgtaactacacttaaatgatagtgaggagacataaaataatagaatacattataagaaaatataagaaaaattaaggaaaaataaaagagatgaaatgtaactaggttaaatgagctgcggttccagtgatgggtgaccgtaccgggaagtcactGTGTGGACAGTTGACTACCCTAGACCCAcgagaaccctagaaaataatttttgggacttaattaaaggtttatagaggtacaaatgacattaaaaatatcaaagaaaatttagttaatcggtaccgataaacatgaaaattaaaggaaccgtcgGATTAGGGATTTAATAAGTAGTACCGAAAAAGTCCGATTGTaccccgaagaggggcattttggtcatttgacacctaaaattaacttttgacctaaatgtccattaaaaataagtgatattaaattttgaaaatcccatgaaaatgtGAAATTacatatgtaatgtaattaaagtaaatatgggggattaattgaaatattgaaaagtttaattattataatcaaTTAATTATACTTAGTGGAGGTATAAAAGCATAAAATGACAAGAATCACTCcaatcacttcttcttcttcatttcattcTCAAATGGCCGAAATTGTTCTCCCAAGTTCTTCCATGGAGTTCTCTTCATGCAAAGCTTAAATCCCTTTATTTTTCAACATAAAATCACAAGTCCCTTCACAAGAATTAGCCCTCACACCATGGGAagtatataggcagcaaaaagaaagggaaaTCTTGAAGTTTCACAAGGTTTGAAAATTCTTGGttaaaggttagtgccaattttccttcctttcttaattaaactttgaattaaggTTGTGATGAGTTGATATGTTaagaaatttgaaagaaattgaaaggTAATGGTGAACCTTTATTTCAGCAATCTTAATTCCCATGAGAACTTGATTAATTCttccatgtatatggtgattagtgaggttgattaGAGTGATTACATGTACTAGAACTTCATTGTATGTGTATGTTTGAGGTTGACTAatttaaattagggttttgataatATGCTGGAATTTGACTAAATGGAGACTTGGGAGACTTGATTGATGTTGCTAGAATTTGATTGATGATATTTATAAGTGCCATGAATGCTatttgaagtaagggagttggaggaatACAATTTAGGAGTGTACAATTTTCTTATAGGTTGAGAATTATTGCGATAAGTATGTGTTTTGAGTCATAAGTGAATTTGTgcaaccccaattggtatgaggccaattggaggtaaaactatacCTAAAATGCACCAATTTTAGTGTGGAAGCCATATCCAAGTTTTGCCTAAAAAGTGattaaaagtttgccctaatttgGATTATCATttagtgaacccagaaaattgaccaaatgaacattattaattcatttggtcatatctcactgtagacaggtacaaatgacctgaattttataccattggaaagcttagacatagggctgcaACTCTTgtaaagataccaaagcccaaaaatggcattaaccaagtcaaattacttgccaaattagggacaccaaaactgtccagaattgaaactgcccagaattgctaGACAATGGCAAACTGACCAGTATTGctaaaaagaccataacttggttcaCAGAACTCTAAATGATATGAAATTAgtgtcaaaatttcaataagacatagacctacaatattgttgttttgaccaaaacccagaaatcaaggaaaTTAGGTCATTTAAGTAGGTCAAGATAGTTtacaaaatctaaaaatttgcaTAAGTAACCATTAAgtccagaatagtcttttaagcataacttgagctaggaaactccaaatggagtgattcaaaaagagaattaaagaagacacaataaggaacaacttttttgaagaaagtttagccaaattattattgtagcaatgaccaatggaatagtaaactcaaggcatgaaatctaaaaaattgaaataacatgtaataagctttgaaatggatttagcaacaaatgccaacatttgtggaatacaaaatgtggtatattggtgttATTAGAACCAACATACCTATtgcctatgaaaaagtcaacattttggttgactagtcagttgaatagtaactattcaacttcaattgcaaagaacttcacatttaaatttgtaatatgctttagtaggcctagtgtgattagtttggataggttggcatgccaatagggttctgttagcagtactgcatatgacattatgccattctgtgatttatggaatTTCGTGCATTCTATaatattatggcctatggccattcTACTATGCTTGATatgcttggccttgtgcccaatgattATTacggctcattagctgttctgtagcacacctggagacactttgtgaccgatggtgtaatggcctgaggtacttaataaccagtgccaatttacctgtttatccagtccagtcagtcggttataggttacttgggcagtgaaaagtattaatgagattaaaaatGTATTGAAACAAAGTATAGGAATTGAGTAATAAGACAAAGAAGGAAAATAAAGATTGCAGTAAAATAAATATTCTCAAAGTTCAATAAAACttaaaatgatgtttaagatcaGTATAGGATCAATCTATAAAATGCTGGGAAGAGTTGatactataaattttaattagcctTCAACTAATCCATAACTTATTTAGTATACATTTTCCTTATAAGTATTACAATTtggaaattattacttttatttgtatattatatttttattatattattgcaccattaagcagaaatgcttagcgctttGGATTTTTTatcgcgtaggttctagagataagGAGAAAGCCCAGTGGATATCGAACTGGGagtttgagattttggatatgcaTTAGTGTCAGACAGTATCACCTCATCCGTGCAATGCATTTGGCAAGGCCCACTAGGCCATGTTAGTTATTTTTGGTGTATTGTGAATATTCATTAaattttgtaatgtaaattatgaatttatggaaTTACAATTGTACATGATGTAAATTATAACTTTTTGTAATAAATTATatagtgatgtaaattaatgaaatttgataaTTTCATGTATAAATCGACTATGAATGGATGAACATCTGAATGAATTTGATGGCTTGCAATTGAGTAGTGTTGATTGAGATTTTAAATTGAACTTGAGAATGTTGATGAGTACATGaattgatatgaaattgttttaaataggtgaatagtgcaatacatcaaatattaataaattagggaaaactccatcagtttctccgGTAAAGTAAAtcaatttgaatttaaataaaattaaatttgatagccAAAAATATAATGGGATAAGTTAAGatgctccgacacactgtgtggcatgccttgctcacctacactgtagacgggtaaggggtgttactatATGGCTGGCCATTCGTCTAGCTTGCATGAAATGGACTGCATGGGAGGCCATGAAGAATCACATGGCTAGCCATGCGCCTAGCTATGTATAGAATGAACCTTCTCATGGCTGGCCATGACCTTTACTGCCACATAAACACCAATTATCCATTTTCAACTCTATTTGAACAGAAAAGCTCATGCCCAACCATGAAATTTCTTACAAACTCACATAAAGCCATGACCTTTATTGTTTctcataaaatttttttctttgcaaattaaattcaaatcttTTTTGACAATGAGTTCCATGGCTACCCATGACTAACTCCCACCTAGCCATAATATTTGCTatttctcaaaaattattttactccAATTCAATGTAAAAAATTGGATCTAATGCAATATGACTCTAGAACAAAACCATACACCAAAGTTGTATCTTCCTCACATTTGCCTaaccaataacacaattcaacttCACAAATATCTATCAAGCACAAGATATGCATAAGATTGTAACAACATCAAAATTAAGCATATCACATCAAAAGCAAGAATTTAATTTTCAATGACCTAATCATGCATACAATGAATTTCATTAAGCCAATAGAAGATTAGGGTCACTCCCCTTTGATGCGTGCCTTTTCCCTTGCTTCGCCAAACTTAACCTTTTACTCTTTTCTTGTGAACCTCATgcattcttcttttctttttcttcttctatacCTATAACCCAAAGAAGACAATGCCaatcaaaatttggagaaatactTCAACTAAAATAAAACTAAAGTTAAATGAAACTACACATGAACAAAACTTAAAGAAATAACAAACTCAAAAGATATCaaaatttgttgcttgggttaCCTCCTAATAGCACTtgttttaggtctttagcttgaccatttCTAGCTCTTCATGGAGGCTTGAAGACAAATTTGTCACTCTTGCCAATAGGTGTTCCAATAACTTTGTACTTCCATTTTCTTCCGGCTATAGTGAAAACACCCGTCACTTTATTCAGCAATCTAATATCAATTTTAAATGCAAGTTGTTTAATTTTGACCTTGGAATTCAACTTAAACATGACTTTTCTTGCTCTACATCAACATCATGCACTGCTACCTGCTCACAATTTTCCTCAATagaattgtcataaaaaatatcTTTCAAATTAATTTAAGGCTCAACAAAAACTTCTCTTGGACATTTATCCACCATATTAATTCTAAAGCATTCATCTTTATTTGAAGGAAATTTAGAATCATTGAAAATATTGATAGTTACCTCTTCTTGGCCAACCCTAAGAGTTAATTTACCTTTAGGTACATCAATTAATGCTTTTCCAGTGGCAAGGAATGGTTGACCTGATATGAGAGGCACCTCCCTATCTTCTTTCATGTCAAGCACACGGAAGTGTACTGGAAAAATGAACTTGTCAGCCTTCACCAGCACATTTTCAACGATACCTTTCGAGTAAGTGAATGAGCGGTCTACAAGCTGTAGTGCAACAATTATAGACTTAATCTCATTTAACCCTAATTTCCTATAAAGAGATAAAGGCATTAAATTAATACTCGCACCAAGATCACACAAACCTTTAGTAAATTCTACATTGCCAATATTACAGGGAATAGTAAAACTTCCTGGATCTTTAGATTTTGGTGGTATCTTGCATTGAATGATTGAACTATATTCCTCTGTTAACATGACTGTCTCATAATCTTTCAATTTCCTTTTCTTGGATAGAATCTCATTTAGAAACTTGACATAATTTGGCATTTGCGCTAGTGCTTCAACAAAAGGGATATTAATGTGCAACTTTTTAAATATGTCAAGAAACTTAAGAAAATCCTTATCTTGCTTTTTTTTCAATAGGCCTTGAGGAAATGGAACTAGAGGTATATATGGCTTGACCGGCACCTTTTTCTTCTCCTTTGCATTAATATCTTCTTTTTTCAACTTCCTGTCCCTTCTCTTTCTTTTGTGGTTCCACCAATTGCTTTCCACTGCTCAAGGTGATTGTGTTTGCTCTGTCTTACTTAGCAATACACGTTGTGGCCTATTTGCTATCATATTGGCTGGCCCTTTTGCACCTCTAAATTCTTTATAGTAGCTTGCTACTTTTGCAAAGTCACATTCTAATTCTAGAAGTTCATCTTGGTCTCATTTATGAAATAATCAATTATCTTAGCCAAATTAGCAACTATATCTTCTAAACTTGATTTGTTCTTTGGTTGTGAAAAACCATGTGGCACTCTGCTTTGATAGTTAGGCTGCTGATGTTATTGCTATTCTCCCTATGAAAACTTTAGGTGATTTTTACAAGCAGGGGTGTGAGTGTTAGAATATGGATTGTTCTGCTATCTTTCAGGATTGCCTACATGTTGAGCTTGCTCTTCCACTGGTTGGAAGAATGACTCATCTATGTAGCAGTCCCTTGTTGCATGTGGCCCAACACAATTCTCATAAACAGTTGCTCTAGCACTAGTAGTAGTTGCATGCACCGACATCTGATCCAATCTTCTAGAAATAGAATCCATTTTAGCATTTAGTGCAGTAATGGAGTCAACCTCATGAACTCCAGCAGCTTTCTTTGTTGTGTTCCTCTCATTAGGCCATTGATAGCAATTATCTACTATCTCTTCCAATAGCTCATATCCTTCATCAATTGACTTCCCCAAAAGTGATCCTCCTACTGTAGAGTCTACATTGCTTCTAGTATGACCATTCAATCCATTGTAGAAACTCTGAATCAATAGCCACTTAGGCAATCCATGATGTCGACACCTTCTCACCAAATACTTGAATATATCCCAAGCTTCATAAAGTGTCTCCATATCCATCTGAGTAAACATCTGGATATCATTTCTTAGCTTCACAGTCTTGGCTGAAGGAAAAAACTTTGCCATGAACTTTTCTACCAAATCCTCCCATGTAGTGATAGACCCAACAAGTAAAGAATTTAGTCATACTTTTGCTTTATCCCTTAGTGTGAATGGGAAGAGTCTCAATctaatggcatcattcgatactCCATTGAACTTTAGTGTATATCATATCATGAGAAAACTCTGCAAATGGACATTAGGAACCTCATTTGCAGTCCCTCCAAACTGACATGTAGTCTGAACCATCTAAATAAAAGCAGgcttcaactcaaaatttttagctTGCACTGGAGGTCTTATAATGCTTAATTTAGAATCAAACACTGTTGGTGATGAACACCCCCAATATTCATATTAGGGACATAACATCTAAATATGGAATTAGATCTTTTAACAACAAACAAGGCATAATTGATAACCAATCAAGACACGATAGTAGCTAGGCTAGAGCACCTTgattataaagataaaataagCAAGTGGTCAATTTGCTTAAGTCCAAGTTCTATTCAAGAAATAAGGAAGAAATCATAAAGCTCTCACAAGTAACAGCGATGGCCGAAAATAAATGTTCTCTCAATGTTTGATATTAGCTATCCCTATTTGATGTAGAAGATAAGTATTTATATGAGTAATAAATAACTAATCTGCCACATGTCATAAAGAAACAAAAATAGAATATTCTAGAGGTTAGGCTCCAAGGTCCAATTGTGTGAAGCTAATCCATTTGTCCTCTAAAGGtccaagcccaagcccaatctCATCCTCTTAGCACCTTCAAAGTATACTAACCAAGCTTTGCAACTCCCTTGCCCTTGCTTTTGTAATTGGACCCTTGAATAGTGGAAGTGGCGCTGGTGGTGGTGTCTCCTCATCATTCCTCCCTTCTTGAaaagaattcgtcctcgaattcggCCCTGCCTCAATAAAAGGAGAAAGATCAGAAATATTGAATGTAGCACTAAGGCCATACTCACCTAGCAGTTTAATTTTATAGGCGTTATTATTGATCCGCTCTAACACCTTGAATGGACCATCACACCTTGGATGCAGTTTCGATTTCCGTTGGTTTGGAAACTGTTCCTTCCGAATATGTAACCACACCAAGTCACCTGGCTCAAAAACAAGTACCTTGCGGCCTTTGTTAGCATGAGAAGCATATTGTgcatttttctttttaatgtgTACCCTAGCTTGCTCATGTAATTTCTTAACCAATTCAGCCTTTTTCTTACCATCTAGACTATCATTATGACCAATAGGCAATGGTAACAAGTATAGTGGTGTGAGTGGA
This sequence is a window from Hevea brasiliensis isolate MT/VB/25A 57/8 chromosome 10, ASM3005281v1, whole genome shotgun sequence. Protein-coding genes within it:
- the LOC131169373 gene encoding uncharacterized protein LOC131169373; amino-acid sequence: MPNYVKFLNEILSKKRKLKDYETVMLTEEYSSIIQCKIPPKSKDPGSFTIPCNIGNVEFTKGLCDLGASINLMPLSLYRKLGLNEIKSIIVALQLVDRSFTYSKGIVENVLVKADKFIFPVHFRVLDMKEDREVPLISGQPFLATGKALIDVPKGKLTLRVGQEEVTINIFNDSKFPSNKDECFRINMVDKCPREVFVEP